The following nucleotide sequence is from cyanobacterium endosymbiont of Braarudosphaera bigelowii.
TTTCCATTCTTTTATAGGTCAAGAATAGATTCAGCCCTAAGGAAATGTGATCTTTTCCTCAAAGGCGAATTACTAGCTTTATTGTTTAGGATGATAATAATTTTTGTCTTGGCTTTTACTGGATTATCAATATTAAAAATTCCTTTGAGTTTCACTCAGGCACTTTTAATAATGATATTAAATTTATTTCCTAATATTGGACCAATCTTGAGCTTTATACCTCCAATGGCTATCGCTTCATTAGAAACTCCATTAAAATCTCTAATCGTTTTAGTGATCTTTATCCTTTTTTATTTAACTATTAGACAAATAGAAAATAGAATTATTACTCCTTTAATAATTAAAAGTAGAATATCTTTACCTCCAGGGTTTATACTACTGTCCCAGGTTTTTTTCGCGACTTTTTTTGGAATCTTAGGATTTTTATTGGCTACACCTTTAACAATAATTATTTCAGTACTAGTAAAAGAAATTATAGTTGGAGATATTTTAGATAAATGGAATTCAAGCTATTTTTTAAAATAGAAATATATATCAAACAAAACTTCCCTGAACAAAATTATAGAAGACTCTAAAAATAGAACTTCTCTAAAATATTACTATTAAAGCGAAAAGAGACAAAGATGAATCATTAAAATGAGTATCTATTAACGATAAGAATCTTATCTTTACTTCATTTATTTTTTAAGGTGATCATTGATATAGGTATTTGATAATTTAACTAATAAGCCTGTTATTTATTAAATCGCATAAAACCTTATATTTTAAGTATCTTCTTACGTCTAATTTCTAACTATCTAAAATGATGTTGTTCCTTTTCCTTGGAACATTATCCATGATAAAAAAAAGTTAACAACAAAGACGGCAAGTAAAGATGTGACGACTGCTGTCGTAGTAGATTGCCCTACTCCCTTAGCTCCTCCGCTAGTAGTTAATCCCCAACTACAACCAATAACAGCAATTAACCCGCCAAAAGTAATAGCTTTAATAATGGAAGTCATCAAATCCCAAAATTCGAGAAAATTACGAACTGATGTAAGAAAAACATAAACAGATATATCATATAAACCATTAGCAATCAGTAGTCCACCTGCCATACCAGTTATTAAGGAAAGAATGTTAAGTATGGGCAACATTAAGCAGCAAGCTAGAACTCGTGGAACAACTAGGTAATTGATAGGATCTGTTTTTAGCATATATAATGCATCGACTTGTTCCGTAACACGCATAGTTCCTATCTCAGCAGCAAAAGCTGATCCAACACGACCAGCAACCACAACAGCGGTTAAAACAGGAGCTAATTCTCTGGTTAATGCTAATGCTAAAACTCCTCCAACTGTTGATACTGCTCCAAAACTGATAAACTCTCTGGCTACTTGAATAGTAAAGACCATACCAACAAAAGCGGCAGTTATCATCGAGATTGTAAGTGATTCTGGACCTACAACACTCATTTGCTCTAATGTATTGCGCTTATGTATTTTAGCTTTTAGGATATGAAAAAAGACTTGTCCCCCTAGAAGAATAGCTGCTATTAACCTTTCAAACCAAATACTTAGCCCTTTGCGAGAATGTGTAAGGTTTGTCATTATTGTTCATCTCTATTTTCTTGTTTATTTTTATTGTAAATTTGTAATCGTGTTTGATCTAAGTAAGTATCTAACTACAATTCAGAACATATTACAAAGTCTTGATTATTAAGAATTAGTAATTACTTTTCTAATATACTAGCTTTAATTTATTGTTTTTGATGACGGCCTAAATATTCCTTTTTAATTCTTCCATTTCATTATCTAGTTCCCAAAGTTGAAAATCAGCTTCTAAAGAATCAGAAGTTTTTTGAAAGTTGTTTTCTTTAATGTTTTGTTTTTCAGTATTAATAAAATAGTCAGAATTTGCTTCACTAGCTTTGAATTCTATTGTTTTAGCTTGAATTTCTTGTCTTCTTTTCATAATTTGATTTAGTAAAGCTTTACCCTGAATAATTTTTTGTTTCGCCTTTTCCATCTCTTCCCATAATTGGTTTCCTTGTTGTATTAACAATATCTCTCTTTCTTGAGCAGCCTTTGATAAGTCTAAGCGTTTTGCTAGCTTTGCTTTTAATATTCTGCCATGCCATACTTTAACTTCTTCAGCTAAAGATATTATTTTAATTTCAAGATCTTTTTTTTCTTCATATTTTTCTGTAATTAGTTTAAGTGTTTTTTGTTCTTGTTCTCGTAATTGTTCTAAGAGATACTGTAATTCCAAGTTAGGGTTACTTTGGAGAAATTCTTCTAGACGGGTTTCTAAAAACTTTCCCAGGTCACTTAATAAATTCATGAGATATTTTAAATATATTCAAACTGCTTAATTGTAACAAAATGAAGATAAAAATTTACAAAGATCTAATTATAATAAGACATTAAGTTATTAAAATATTACAATAGAATAATATATCTAATTTTGAAAAAATTACTGTGAATCAATAAACTATTAAAGTTTTTTATGATTAGATATATAGTTTCTAGCGTTTTTTACATAAACTATTTAAATTACTAATATAAATACTCACAAAAAAAACAATAGAGAATATTAAGTTAAACTAACTTGAACTTAAGTAAAAAAAATAGTCAAAAAAAGTAATAATCAACATTTAAAGATTTCTTTTTTTATCAAGAGTTCAGATAATTTTACGCTCTCTAAATATTAATTAATGTCAAGTCAATCTATCATTTCTCCATTTTCAAAGTACTATTTTTTATAATAAATAGTACTTTGAAAATTATTCACACAACCAGACTATTTTCTTATGAATGTAAAAATATTGATTCCTACTTCCCTTCAACGATATACAAATAACCAGGCTACTCTAGAATATAGCGTTGATACAATTGATAAGTTAATAAGCAGCATTGAAACAAATTTTCCCGAAATAAAAAGTCATTTAACTGATGATACTGGTAAACTTCATCGTTTTTTAAATTTTTACTTGAATAATGAAGATATACGATTTCTCGATAATACGAAAACTAAGTTAAAAGATGGAGACGAGGTAAGTATTATTTCGGCGATTGCTGGAGGTTAAAAGTCAAAATATGTGCACAATATAATTGTATCTACATTTAGGTATAGACCATATATATTAAAATTATAATATTCAAGTCATATATCATAATTATTGAGTACTTAATATATAACTCTATAACGTTTTCTCAATATGATACTCTTGCTTATTTCATATAATATTCTGTGTAATGAAAAAATTGCTTCTAACAAAAGAAATCATTATTCCTTTTAAAAGTCCTTAGTTTAGTGTAAAACTAAAAACTAGTATCAGGTTATTTATAGATATTAGTAGAGACATATTATGAATTTGTAATATGTCTCTATTAATTGAGCTCTTAATATAAAAATAGAAATTTTAATGTACTTTAAAGCTTGATTGATAGTTAATATATTTTAATTATCTTCTAGACTTTATGATTTAATACAATTTTATTCATGCTTTCTTTATTGCAGATTAAAAACTTTGCCTTAATTGATAACTTAACTGTTGCATTCAACAGTGGTTTAAATGTTTTAACAGGAGAAACTGGTACTGGAAAATCTATAATTTTAGACGCAATTGATATTGTTTTGGGAGGAAGGATTAATCAACGTTTAATTCGCATAAAAACACAACATGTTTTTATAGAAGCGACATTTGAAACTAATAAATTGGTTTTGAGCTTATTACAAGAACACAAAATCAATTGTTACAAGGATAAAAAAATAATATTTTCTAGAGAATTTTTTTTATATGGAAAAGCTATTAGATCACGTTTTCGTATTAATGGAACTTTAGTTAAATCACAGTTAATCAAGCAATTACGTCATCTTTTAATAGAAATAACTGCTCAGGATAGAACTTCACAGCTAATAGATTCTATTAGACAAAGAGAGTTACTAGATTTATATGGGCGTAACTTTATATTGCGAGAAAAAGAATTAGTAAAATTTAATTATGAAAATGTTCAAGTTTTAGAAAAAAAACTCAATAAGAATAAGATTTTCCGAACAGAATATTTAAAACATTTAACTTTATTAAAGAATCAATTTAAAGAACTAAAAGAAATTCAATTAGTTGATAAAGATGAATTGGAATCTCTACAGAAAGAGTATGATCGTCATTCCCATTCTGCAGAACTAAGAAAACTTAGTTATCAGATCTTTAAGTTGCTTTATCAAAGCGAGAATGAAATACCCGCAGTTATAGATTGTTTGAGTATAATAGAAGCTTTATTTTTGAAAATGATGGAGTATGATAAAAGTGTTCAGCCTTTAATAGAAATGTTAAGGTCTATATCAATTCAAGTTATTGATATAGGAGAAGAAATCAATAGATATGGATATAGGTTAGATACTGATCCTCAAGCTTTAGAAGAATTAGAAAATAAAATTCATCTCATGAAACAGTTTTGTCGAAAATATAATATAAGTTCTACTGATCTTATTGATCACCATAAAAAAATTACTTTAGAACTAAATAACTTAGAAAATTATGATAGATCTATAGAACATTTGGAAAAAGAACTGCTTCTTTCTAAAAAACAGTTATTAGATAGTTGCCAAAAATTAACCATGCTTCGTAAAAAAGCTGCAAAAAAATTAGAAAAAAAGCTAATTGAAGAATTAAAGTCTTTGTCAATGGAAAAAGTAGTTTTCATATGTAAAGTAAGTCCTTCTTTTATTAGTATTCATGGAAATGATCAAGTAGATTTTTACTTTAGTCCTAATGAAGGAGAAAAAATACAACTTTTATCCCGCACTGCATCAGGTGGTGAAATGAGCCGCTTTTCATTAGCATTAAAGGCTTGTTTTATGAAATCTGAAGAATCTACAAAGTCATTAATATTTGATGAAATAGATACTGGCGTGTCTGGGAGAATAGCACAAGTAATTGCTGAAAAACTTTATAATTTAAGTACTAATCATCAGGTTCTATGTGTTACTCATCAACCACTAGTTGCAGCAATGGCTATAAGTCATTTGCATGTAGAAAAATATATTATTCAAGAAGAGTTAATAACTAAAAATCAAGATAGCACGATATCAAAAGTATTAGAGCCTAGAACGGTTGTAAGAATTAGAAACCTGAATAATATTCATGATAGAAAACAGGAATTAGCTAAATTAACAGGAGGTAATTCTTCAGAAGATGCAATGGAATTTATTGAATCATTACTAATACAAGCTAATTTTTATCGTTCTAGTAAACAATAAATTTTAATTAATTTGTAGTATTTTAGCTAAAAGGGATTATCATAGCTATGTTTATATCAATTATTTCGAACATATTCTTACTTTAAATATACAAAATTAATACATTAAGCCATAAAATGGTCAATGAAAATATAGACTATTCTGATCATCCTCTAGCAGAATATATTTATCGTTTAGAAAATAACGATACTCTCCTTAACGATTCACCATTGAATGTTATTGAAGTTGTGGGAATACTAAAAAGTTACGGAATTATCCTAGACTCGTATTCTCGAAATTTAAACTATATTGCACATCATGAGTTTTTAAATTTTTTTCCACTCTTTAAATATTTTAATGGGGAAATATCTATTAAAAAAATATTTAGACATTTAAAGCATCAGCGCATTAATTACGAATATGCAGAGTACTGCGTAAGAACTATGATGTGGCATGGTGGTGGGAATTTAGAAACTTATTTAGATGGTGAAGAGTTTACAAAAAATATAAATAATTTAATCTCAACTAAATTTAAATATAATTTATTAATTAAAATTGTTCATAAAATTTTTCCTGAATTTTTAATGGAACAAATGAGAATGATGGCCTATTACAGATGTTTAGGCCAATTCTGGAAAGAAATGTCTCACATTTTTTCATGTCTTTCAGACCGTTATGATAAATGTGAAATCCAAACTATTCCTGATATTGTTGAACATATTCTAGATAGTCTAAAGAAAAAAGCACATGAATCTATTTTTTATGAAGTTGAAGAAAGAAAACAAAAGTTCAAAATCATACCCAAGCTAGTACGTTTGGAATTGTTTCAGGATGTTGTTATTCCTTATGCAGAATCTATTTTCTTTCGAGGAACACCATTTCCAGGTATTGTTTCTTATAATGCTCAAGAATATCAAATTCCTTCAGATAAATCTTCTTTTACATATGGAATATTATATGCAGATCCTCTTCCAACAGGTGGAGCAGGAATTCCTCCAACTTTATTGATGAAAGATATTAGTTATTATATTCCCGAATATCTCCATAGCATCTATGCTCAAACTATTCGCCAAGAGGATGATCTGTTAGTACAAATCTGTAAAAGTTTTCAAAAATCTATGTTTTGTGTAACGACAGCCGCAATTAAGGGCTTGGCACCGTATTCGTTGAATACAACTAATTTTGAAGAAAAGAAACAAAATCGAATTCACCTAAAAAAATGGATGAATCGTTTTCAATATTCACAGATTTCAATTATTAATGATTAGTAAAATGATTATTTCATATTTATTTTAAAAAACAAGATGATTTTGATTATATTTTTACGTATTCAATCAAAAACTTCACATTTTAATAAAAATAATTAAAATTAAGGCTTTATTATTTGAAGCAAAACATTTAATATAGAAAGTAGAGTTACTACAAAATTTGTCATTATGAATATTGCAAATATTATCAGCGCATTTTCTTGGGATACACTTTTAGCAGCGTTAACTTATTTAACTTTGAGCATTTCATATCTTTTAATAGTGCCAGGCTTAATTTATATTTACCTTAAGAGTCGCTGGTATGTAGCAAGCTCAATTGAAAGGACCTTTATGTATTCTTTAATGTTTTTCTTTTTCCCAGGTGTACTTCTCTTAAGTCCTTTCTTAAACTTTCGTCCAAAACGTCGCCAATTAAATGTATAAAGTTAAGAGCACATATATTTTAAATTACTATGAAACGAATTGATGTGATTATTATTAGCCTGTGTATTTTTGCTGGAGGAGGCTTTATTTACATTGCTTTTAGATTAATAGGTCTTGATCATTTATCTGCCGGAATATGGAGTCAAGTGCTTTTTATCTTAGGTCTATTAGGTTGGACATCAACCTACTTGTTTAGGGTAGCTAATAAAAACATGACTTATAATCAGCAATTAAAAAACTATGAAGATGCTGTGCTTCAAAAATATATCGAAGAAATGACCCCTGAAGAGCTTAAGGAATTAGAAAGAGAAATTTAAAATGAGTAAATTTTTTTCAAGGAATCCTAGAGTTAGGGCGTTTAATTTTTTTGATATTAAAGATTACAATATTATACGAAAGTTAAAATTTTATATTTTCAATAGACACAATTATAGATTTATTATCGATAACACTCATATGAGAAGAATATTGAGAAGCCTAGATGTTAGAATACATAGATTTAGATTATAATTTCGTCTCTTACTGAAAGTTAAGTTTGTAAGTATTTTGAAAACTATAGAAGTTTATCTTTTAATCTTATCTAAACTATCTTCTTTATAACAAAATAGTTTTGTTCTCTTAGTAATTAATTACTTTAATTTTAAAGTCTTATTAAGAATATTTGCATGTTACTACAATATTCTTGAGTTACTCAAAACATATCATAATAAAGATTTTAAAATGTATTTATATAATTTATTTAAGACTGTATACTCCACACATAAAAATTATTATATTAATTGCAATATTAATATATCATTAGTTTTATAATATATTTTTTAAAGTTATCTATAATATTTTCTAATTAACCAGATATCAATTAGTGAAGAAATTATAATTTAACAAACAATAGTTTCACTGTTAAAACGAAATACATAATAATATTTTAGAAATAAATGGATTATAAAGATTACTATAGAATTCTTGAGGTCAGTAAAAGTGCGAATGAGAATGAAATTAAAAAAGCTTTCCGTAAACTGGCTGTAAAGTACCATCCTGACAGGAATCCTGGTAATAAAAAAGCTGAAGAACATTTTAAAGAAATTAGCGAAGCTTATGAAGTATTGTCCGATACTGAACAACGGAAACAATATGATCAATCCAATAAATCTTATACACATACAAATTATTCTTACAATCAAAATAATATCAAGAATAATAAAAAATGTACTAATACTAATAACTTTGACTTAAGTAAATATAGGAGTTTTGAAGAGTTTATAAGCGATTTATTCGGTTATACCTCAACTCATAAAACTTCTAAAACTGAATTTAACAATCGATCTTCAGGTAATGTTGAATATGAAGGTACCTCATCAAAACAAGAGACAACATTACATCTGACATATTCGGAGGGTTTTTACGGTACACAAAAACGAGTTAATTTAGGTAACAAAATTATTAATGTCCGTATTCCTTCAGGCGCCAAAAATGGTAGCCGCATCAAAGTTAGGCAAAAAAGTATTAATAACCCTCAGAATAAACATGAAGAAGATTTTTATCTTAATATTAAGCTAACTCCTCATCCTTTTTTTAGCTTTGAATCAGACAGTCTTACTTGTGAAATACCTATTACTTTTGATGAAGCTATACTAGGCACGAATATAGATGTACCGACACCAGATGGGATAGTAACTGTTAAAGTTCCTGCTGGTATTCGAAATGGTACATTCATGAGACTTCGTGGGAAAGGTTGGATTCACCCCAAAAACAATAGAGGAGATCAATTGGTAAAAATAACAATTGATACTCCTCAAAATGTAAATAATGTTGAGAAGGACTATTATAAAAAGATCTTTGATAATAGAAATTATGACCCTAGAGATGATATAAAAAATATCAAATTATAAATATTACTAAAGTATATTCTCATGATTTATTATCTAGTTTTTAGAAAAACTATATATTTAAAGTTTTTCTAAAAGCTAAATAATATTTGATTGTACCTATCTATGGCGGGAGGCGGATTTGAACCACCGACCTTCGGGTTATGAGCCCGACGAGCTACCAGACTGCTCTATCCCGCTTCGCATTTATAATGATAACACTAAACTGTGTAAAATAGCAATTTTTTTTAATTAAACCATTGTCAACTCTCCAATAACCTCCAAACGCTTATATTTAGTTAAAAGAGTGAATGTTTCTGATAATATCTCAGCTACAGCTGGATTAATCCATCCCATCTGTCGTAACAAATGAATAGCGACTGTGTATTTAGCTCTTTCGGATCCATCAAGAGCTTTAATAGCAAGTCCCATACCTTGTCCCACTTGCCCAACACATTGAATGCCTTCTGCACCTGTTTTACTAACTAATTGTCCTTCTGTTAAATGCATCAGTTCTGTATCAAAGCTTTTAGATCCAGCTACCATAGCAGGGTAATAGGTCATAGCTCTTAGAATTCTTTCTAAATCAAGATTATTACCTGAAGTTAATTGAGCATATAAATGGGCCATTTGTGATAATTTCATGGAATAGGTGGGAACTCCACAGTCATCATGAGCACCAATTAATTCCTCCCCTGGTATTTTTAATAGTTCCCCAATTTTTTTTAAAATTAATTGTTGTATAGGAGATGTTCGTTTTAAATAAGTGTTTAGTGACCAATTCCTTTGCTTACAAACAGCTAGCATGCCTGCATGTTTTCCTGAGCAATTATGATATAAAGAGCTACTGCGCCCTTCAGGTATTGGACATTGTAAACAAATAGGATCAATATCTGTTTGCCATAGTATATTAAATACTTGCCGTACTTGCTCAATTCTACCTTGGTGAGAACTGCAAATAATAGCTAAATCCTTATCTTTTAGTCGGTATCTTTCCAGTGTTCCTGTTCCCATTACTGCCATAGCTTGAAATGGTTGAAGTGAAGAGCGAACGAAAGCTGTAGTTTCTGCATTACCAGCGACTAAAAGAGTACGTCCACGGTCATCACAAACAGTAGCTTCTACAAAATGAGTAGATTCAATTATTCCTTCTCGAAGTAAATTAACTTCTATCTTGGGCGCTGAATATCTTTTTGCTCTAGTCATGAGAAATTAAATGTACAAAGCAAGAACTATAGTATTTTTTAGAGTATCTACAACAATTAATTATACTTAGAAAATGTTGGTATTTTTATAGAAGCTAATTTCAATAATTTGTATAAAGTTCGTACTTTTAGCAGTCTATGTTAATGTCCTCTATCGTAAAAATATAACGTTTCTATAGGTAGTATCTTTAAGCTATTTTCTAAGCTGTTGAAAAATAAAGCCATATCATGGTGTGAACAAACATTACAAGGCTTAATAGACTAATTGTATTAATCAGTCTATTTACTATAGGGTTGACTTGATAAGACATTATTAAACGATCACGTATAACCATTTCTGAAGGTTTTATCCAAGTTTGTCCATCATACCATCCTGATTCTTCATAAAAAATCGTTTTCTTTTTCAGGCGTCCTTTAATATGATACCAACCAGAAGTTAACTGCAATAAAATTAAAATCAGAAGAACTCCTGCTCCTAAGTCACTTGATACTACAAATAATAGTAAAGACTGATCAGGAGGAAAACTAGCTGCGGCAAGGGGACTAGAAAGAAGCCATCCAATACTCCATATAATAATAATATTGCGTAAGAATAAATATTTTTCAGAAGTCGCCAAACAAAAGAACCAAGATGTCTTTAACTCTTCATACTCATTAATGGGCTGCTGCTCAGATGGAACAGGACAAACCTTGATAAATTGTCTTCTCATGGTTCAATGATTCCCAAGGATGAAAGTTCTAATTTTTTAGCATTGTTCCAAAAAGCTTCTAAATTATAAAATTCTCGCTCCTCAGGTAAGAAAATGTGAGTAATTACATCTCCAAAATCCTGCAAAATCCAATTACTGTTTTTTTTCCCTTCTGAGTGTCTAGGAGCTTGACTATATTCTTGATAGACTTTTTCTTCGATTGTTTGAGCTATAGCTTTTAGTTGAGTGGTTGAAAAACCCGTTACAATAACGAAATAATCGGCTAGGTAGCATATTTCTGTAACTTCTAAGATTAGAATATCACTCGCTTTCCTATCGCTAGCGGCTAGTGCTACGGTCTTTGCAAGTTTTTGGTTTAGATAGCTTTTTGTGTCTTCAATCACTGTTAAACCATTAAATAATTTTCGATAATGTTATTAGAGCTAATTACCTATCACGCATAAATTATATTGTACAGATTTTTGTAAAAAATAACTAATTCAATATAAACTAATTTTATATCGATAATACAAAGTTTTATACAATAAAATCAAATACAACTCATATCTATCCATAATGCATATTTCATTTTTTATTTTATGTTTAGAACCATGTCCATTATTGTTTATAATTCTTAAAATATACACTAAGCATAAAGTAACTGTGTTTTAGTAACTCTCTAAAATTCTACAATATAAAGCTATTTTTCTATATTCATGATTACTTTTCTAACTAAATGATTTATTTTCAAGAAAATCTATAAATTAGAAAAAATATTAGTTATGAATCTTTTAGATTTACATGAAATTTAAACTTAATTGAATATAGTTAGACAACTGTCCTTTTAATTTATCTTGTAATTTAAATGAACAATATTCTTCAAACCACCATTCAGAGTTACCAGACAGTTTTTGATCTTTCAGAAGCCATTTTTCAAAGACCTGCTCTCTATTATCATTAGGAGGAACTACTTGATAAACACGGAATCTTTTTTTACCAATTTTCTGACTTCCACAGCTATTGATACCGAAACCTATTTTGTCTAGTAATTTCCTTATAATCGTAATTGGGCTTGCATTATTTGCAATACCGATTCCTATTATAGATTTAATGTCTTGTCTATTACTTATCGCTAGATGTAACATTTTTACTAAATCAGGATCAATATTAATTATTTTTCTATTTATATTATGCAATAAAGTATGAATCCCTAAGACTTCTAATATTCCTATAGTCGCCCCTAATTGAGAACTATTAAAATCAGGTAAAAATATACTTCCTTCACCTTTCTCTATCATTTTTTGTGCGACTTTTGCATCTCTTTCTGCTAAATGAATACGACCTTTCGTTAAAAAGTAATGAATTCTTAACTTCTGATACCATCCATGATCATCTAACATGACTAGCTCTGGTGTAATAGGTATAGAATAAAGCAATTTCAAGTCATATTTTCGTAATCTCCTTCGTTCTACAGCAGTCTTAACCAAAGATCTTTTTAGAATTTTATATTCTTCCTGAGTTAAGTCTTCAGCTCGACTGATATTTTCAGATTCTAGTTTATAGTTGTTTTCCCTAATTTCTTCGATAGCTTCTATTAAACTATTCTTTTTTGGAGAAGCATATAATTTATTACCTTGAGATTTTCTTTTGTGAAAATTTTTATTTTCATTAGAGAATTCGACTTTATGATTAGCTCTTTGAATAAAACTAATTATTGTTTCTCGATATGTGATCATTTTTGCATTCATACGTACTGACATCTTTCCCCAGCATAGTAAAGACTCTCCCTGAAAACCTATATCTAAGTCATCTAAAGACTCTAAATCAGACTGTTGCAAAAATCTAATATTTAAGTTTGTTAATCGATGACCTGAAGTGAGTAACCCTGGGATTGATACTGAACCATTGCCTACTTTGTTGAATCCGTAAGATGCTAGCCAAAGATAACGAGGAATATTTTCCCTGACTCTGCCTAATGATTGAATAACAGATGTAGGATTTTGAATCCCTTGAGCTAGACACCAAACAGAACTAAAATGTCCCTTTATGTCAATACTAATCCCTGTCTCAAGAACAGGACTAGTAATGACAATATCATATATAGTTAATATTGAGTCTAACTGATTAATACATTCATAAGCATTATGATTTGGGTCTTTTAAAGATTCAGAATCAATACGAAGAATTTTAGTATTAGGAAATTGTTGTTGTAAGTATAATTCTAAAGTTTGTGTACCCCATTTGCTAGTTAATTTTTGGGCAGATAAGCAAATATAAGGTTTACCTCCTTGTTGAATATGTTCCACTAAATCTTTTAAAAATTTTCTGGGAGTATTTTCTACATAGTTGTATGCTTTCCACGTACTTGAAGATTTAGGTATCCAATTATTCCTGACTATGTAAGGTTCTATCGGATATCCGGATAGGGCAATTAAATATTCTATAGAAATATTACTAAGATCTGCGTCAGCAATGAACATTCTACCTTCTCCGTTCATAACTGCCTGAACTAAACTTTTCAAGCACTTTAAAATGGAGACTCGATTACTAGAACAGGTATCAGAATTTAGACCATGCCAAAGTACTTGTTCAACCTCATCAATAATAATGAGAGCATCTTGCCAATCATGTGGATTAAAATTTGCTTGTGATTTCTCATGTAAAGAGTCAATACATAGACCATATCCTAAGTATTCTTCAGAACTATTATCCTGATATTCCTTAATATATGAAAGTCCAAAACGTTGACATAACTGTTCAACTAATTTGATACGATGTCCAATCACGAGAATTTTCTGTTTTTTCGTAATTGCCTTCTGAACAATTTTAGATAAAAATTTAGTTTTTCCTGTACCGATACCAGATTTAATAGCAACTAGTTTTTTTGTTTCAGGTATTGATAAATTCGGGATATAAGGAGTGTTGACTTCTAGATCAGAATCAAGTGTTAAATGATTTAATTCTCTTGCTTTCCAAGTTTCAATAGGAAGAGCTTTCTCATAGCATTCATCAAAAGCATTATTTCCAGAATTTAATAAAAAGTCATCTACTCCTTTTCCATGTTTTGAGTCCCAGGTAG
It contains:
- a CDS encoding DUF3007 family protein yields the protein MKRIDVIIISLCIFAGGGFIYIAFRLIGLDHLSAGIWSQVLFILGLLGWTSTYLFRVANKNMTYNQQLKNYEDAVLQKYIEEMTPEELKELEREI
- a CDS encoding DnaJ C-terminal domain-containing protein, yielding MDYKDYYRILEVSKSANENEIKKAFRKLAVKYHPDRNPGNKKAEEHFKEISEAYEVLSDTEQRKQYDQSNKSYTHTNYSYNQNNIKNNKKCTNTNNFDLSKYRSFEEFISDLFGYTSTHKTSKTEFNNRSSGNVEYEGTSSKQETTLHLTYSEGFYGTQKRVNLGNKIINVRIPSGAKNGSRIKVRQKSINNPQNKHEEDFYLNIKLTPHPFFSFESDSLTCEIPITFDEAILGTNIDVPTPDGIVTVKVPAGIRNGTFMRLRGKGWIHPKNNRGDQLVKITIDTPQNVNNVEKDYYKKIFDNRNYDPRDDIKNIKL
- a CDS encoding asparaginase, with product MTRAKRYSAPKIEVNLLREGIIESTHFVEATVCDDRGRTLLVAGNAETTAFVRSSLQPFQAMAVMGTGTLERYRLKDKDLAIICSSHQGRIEQVRQVFNILWQTDIDPICLQCPIPEGRSSSLYHNCSGKHAGMLAVCKQRNWSLNTYLKRTSPIQQLILKKIGELLKIPGEELIGAHDDCGVPTYSMKLSQMAHLYAQLTSGNNLDLERILRAMTYYPAMVAGSKSFDTELMHLTEGQLVSKTGAEGIQCVGQVGQGMGLAIKALDGSERAKYTVAIHLLRQMGWINPAVAEILSETFTLLTKYKRLEVIGELTMV
- a CDS encoding CGLD27 family protein; translated protein: MRRQFIKVCPVPSEQQPINEYEELKTSWFFCLATSEKYLFLRNIIIIWSIGWLLSSPLAAASFPPDQSLLLFVVSSDLGAGVLLILILLQLTSGWYHIKGRLKKKTIFYEESGWYDGQTWIKPSEMVIRDRLIMSYQVNPIVNRLINTISLLSLVMFVHTMIWLYFSTA
- the rsfS gene encoding ribosome silencing factor, with the translated sequence MIEDTKSYLNQKLAKTVALAASDRKASDILILEVTEICYLADYFVIVTGFSTTQLKAIAQTIEEKVYQEYSQAPRHSEGKKNSNWILQDFGDVITHIFLPEEREFYNLEAFWNNAKKLELSSLGIIEP
- a CDS encoding plasmid replication protein, CyRepA1 family, which translates into the protein MGHEQEWLNSCVDRQLIELNVKTLKGTSPSEYLLYSDELTRRNDGRISNSILKRYEHVEKGGWWCSGIDIMTGTNDLWGCFKPDKPRFNYDENKIIRYEHPPKTPTGIFALRVPLHLWRRIAHRYNIEFKSEIVDRSQSDFGFWQWVIDNKSIPLCITEGAKKAGALLTAGYVSIALPGINNGYRTPKNEIGRRIGKSYLIPQLHKLVATGRSVYIAFDQDSKPNTFKAVNKAIRKLGFLMNSLGCQVKIPTWDSKHGKGVDDFLLNSGNNAFDECYEKALPIETWKARELNHLTLDSDLEVNTPYIPNLSIPETKKLVAIKSGIGTGKTKFLSKIVQKAITKKQKILVIGHRIKLVEQLCQRFGLSYIKEYQDNSSEEYLGYGLCIDSLHEKSQANFNPHDWQDALIIIDEVEQVLWHGLNSDTCSSNRVSILKCLKSLVQAVMNGEGRMFIADADLSNISIEYLIALSGYPIEPYIVRNNWIPKSSSTWKAYNYVENTPRKFLKDLVEHIQQGGKPYICLSAQKLTSKWGTQTLELYLQQQFPNTKILRIDSESLKDPNHNAYECINQLDSILTIYDIVITSPVLETGISIDIKGHFSSVWCLAQGIQNPTSVIQSLGRVRENIPRYLWLASYGFNKVGNGSVSIPGLLTSGHRLTNLNIRFLQQSDLESLDDLDIGFQGESLLCWGKMSVRMNAKMITYRETIISFIQRANHKVEFSNENKNFHKRKSQGNKLYASPKKNSLIEAIEEIRENNYKLESENISRAEDLTQEEYKILKRSLVKTAVERRRLRKYDLKLLYSIPITPELVMLDDHGWYQKLRIHYFLTKGRIHLAERDAKVAQKMIEKGEGSIFLPDFNSSQLGATIGILEVLGIHTLLHNINRKIINIDPDLVKMLHLAISNRQDIKSIIGIGIANNASPITIIRKLLDKIGFGINSCGSQKIGKKRFRVYQVVPPNDNREQVFEKWLLKDQKLSGNSEWWFEEYCSFKLQDKLKGQLSNYIQLSLNFM